A window of the Helianthus annuus cultivar XRQ/B chromosome 4, HanXRQr2.0-SUNRISE, whole genome shotgun sequence genome harbors these coding sequences:
- the LOC110936772 gene encoding inositol oxygenase 4 produces the protein MTVCFDQSVQDPQLVDNKNHCNTHELVLEEGFMVPHHNVGTGGFDAPEINAFGHTFRDYDVESERQKQVEEFYRMNHIYQTYDYVKKMREEYKKLDKLEMSIWECCELLNEVVDESDPDLDEPQIEHLLQTAEAIRKDYPDEDWLHLTALIHDLGKVLLLPRFGELPQWAVVGDTHPLGCAFDDSIVHHKYFKENPDMNNPAYQTKNGIYSEGCGLENVMISWGHDDYMYLVAKENGTTLPQAGLFIIRYHSFYPLHRSGAYKHLMNEEDAENLKWLQIFNKYDLYSKSKVRVDVEKVKPYYMSLIAKYFPEKLRW, from the exons ATGACTGTTTGCTTCGATCAATCCGTACAAG atCCCCAATTGGTTGATAACAAGAACCATTGTAACACCCATGAACTGGTATTGGAGGAAGGGTTTATGGTGCCTCATCATAATGTGGGTACTGGTGGGTTTGATGCACCAGAAATCAATGCATTTGGTCACACTTTCAG AGATTATGATGTGGAGAGTGAAAGACAGAAGCAGGTGGAGGAGTTTTATAGGATGAACCACATTTACCAAACATATGATTAT GTGAAGAAGATGAGAGAAGAGTATAAGAAACTGGATAAGTTGGAGATGAGCATCTGGGAATGTTGTGAGCTGTTAAATGAAGTTGTAGATGAAAGTGATCCTGATTTGGATGAACCGCAAATCGAGCATTTGTTGCAGACAGCTGAAGCTATTAGGAAAGATTATCCAGATGAAGATTGGCTCCATTTGACTGCCCTTATTCATG ACCTTGGAAAAGTTCTTCTTCTTCCAAGATTTGGGGAGCTTCCACAATGGGCAGTTGTGGGTGACACACACCCTCTTGGTTGTGCTTTTGATGACTCAATTGTTCACCACAAG TATTTTAAAGAAAATCCAGATATGAACAATCCTGCTTATCAAACTAAGAATGGCATTTATTCAGAAGGATGTGGACTGGAAAATGTGATGATTTCATGGGGTCATGATGACTACATGTATTTG GTGGCTAAGGAAAATGGAACCACTCTGCCTCAAGCAGGACTGTTCATTATCCGTTACCACTCGTTCTACC CATTGCACCGGTCTGGAGCGTATAAGCATTTGATGAATGAGGAGGATGCTGAGAACTTGAAGTGGCTTCAAATTTTCAA CAAGTATGATCTTTACAGTAAAAGCAAAGTCCGTGTTGATGTCGAAAAGGTGAAGCCATACTACATGTCCCTCATTGCAAAG taTTTCCCAGAAAAGCTCAGATGGTGA